Proteins encoded within one genomic window of Amycolatopsis sp. 2-15:
- a CDS encoding carboxyl transferase domain-containing protein, with product MGDPHMVRERRIKKYCAELMHPYYAAESGFVDEVIDSGEIPEMVVRCVDVLRAKDASLPQGKHANSPQ from the coding sequence GTGGGCGACCCGCACATGGTCCGTGAGCGGAGGATCAAGAAGTACTGCGCAGAGCTGATGCACCCGTATTACGCCGCCGAAAGCGGCTTCGTCGACGAGGTGATCGATTCGGGTGAGATCCCGGAGATGGTCGTCCGCTGCGTTGACGTGCTGCGAGCGAAGGACGCCTCGCTGCCGCAAGGCAAACACGCTAACTCGCCGCAGTGA
- a CDS encoding carboxyl transferase domain-containing protein, protein MGLLAGADRLRLRRRADLISQLPSHNHERAVAEIGAAPVDRLTGALRELVSLDGQRPYDVREVFVDTVDDGDVFEVSADRAENIVCDFARLAYRVKFSRRLCGATIPGESLAVRKAYGGAYTVMDSSSIGCRCSACLAYERSGGHGRGATNIIFRRDAASWATRTWSVSGGSRSTAQS, encoded by the coding sequence TTGGGGTTGCTCGCCGGCGCCGACCGACTTCGTCTACGACGACGTGCGGATCTGATTTCACAGCTACCGTCGCACAACCACGAACGCGCCGTTGCCGAAATCGGAGCCGCTCCGGTCGACCGTCTCACCGGTGCGCTGCGGGAGCTCGTGTCGCTCGACGGCCAGCGGCCTTACGACGTGCGCGAGGTCTTCGTCGATACCGTCGATGACGGCGACGTGTTCGAGGTCAGCGCCGATCGGGCGGAGAACATCGTCTGCGACTTCGCCCGTCTGGCGTACAGGGTCAAGTTCTCTCGACGCCTCTGCGGCGCGACCATACCCGGGGAGTCCTTGGCCGTGCGGAAGGCGTACGGCGGCGCCTACACCGTGATGGATTCCTCATCGATCGGGTGCCGATGTAGCGCTTGCTTGGCCTATGAACGAAGTGGTGGTCATGGTCGCGGGGCAACCAACATCATCTTCCGGCGTGACGCTGCTTCGTGGGCGACCCGCACATGGTCCGTGAGCGGAGGATCAAGAAGTACTGCGCAGAGCTGA
- a CDS encoding response regulator transcription factor: MRPGVIVQHEANRTVSYFIAAKPHALVTYSRCPALSGRAPTAPSGGIKPSLTTHPVRDLAKTNLSWGRTVIRVFLVGIDTALTELVRDDLSRRGHVVHVVDNGMDAIALAGDADVIVLNLELPDLDGVEVCRRIREISDGPLIGVLTGGAELERVLALRAGLDMCLTSKLGVTELVARINALLARSQPNADRRSKLSYGDLLIDAQTRQVRIGGKAVGLTRKEFDLLHLLASHPGVTFDRKQILSAVWQDENAWMQRSRTIDTHVNSIRRKLGCGEVIHTQRGVGFRFAQDQVAESGLTHAHG, encoded by the coding sequence GTGCGGCCCGGGGTGATCGTGCAGCACGAGGCCAACCGCACGGTGAGCTATTTCATTGCGGCGAAGCCACACGCACTGGTTACGTATTCGCGATGCCCGGCGCTGTCCGGGCGCGCTCCGACAGCGCCGTCGGGAGGAATCAAGCCGAGCCTGACCACTCATCCGGTACGGGACTTGGCGAAGACGAACCTTTCTTGGGGGAGAACTGTGATCCGCGTCTTTCTGGTCGGTATCGACACCGCGCTAACCGAGCTCGTCCGCGACGATCTGTCGCGCCGCGGACATGTGGTTCACGTGGTGGACAACGGTATGGACGCGATCGCCCTCGCCGGCGATGCCGACGTGATCGTTCTCAATCTCGAGTTGCCCGACCTCGACGGGGTAGAGGTCTGCCGGCGGATCCGGGAGATTAGCGACGGGCCCTTGATCGGTGTCCTCACCGGTGGCGCCGAGCTCGAACGCGTGCTGGCGCTGCGCGCCGGGCTCGACATGTGCCTGACCTCGAAGCTAGGCGTGACCGAACTCGTCGCCCGGATCAACGCACTGCTGGCTCGCAGCCAGCCGAACGCGGACCGTCGCAGCAAGCTCTCCTATGGCGATCTGTTGATCGACGCACAGACCCGCCAGGTCCGCATCGGCGGCAAGGCGGTCGGTCTGACCCGGAAGGAGTTCGACCTGCTCCACCTTCTGGCATCTCACCCCGGTGTCACGTTCGACCGTAAGCAGATCCTCTCCGCGGTGTGGCAGGACGAAAACGCGTGGATGCAACGCAGTCGCACGATCGACACCCACGTCAACAGCATTCGCCGGAAGCTCGGGTGCGGTGAGGTCATCCACACCCAGCGCGGGGTCGGGTTTCGATTCGCGCAGGACCAGGTGGCCGAGTCCGGCCTGACCCACGCACACGGGTGA
- a CDS encoding ankyrin repeat domain-containing protein: MSRAHIAVENGDIEALRILLDEGVDVHEEHYGLTLLHHAVDAEIDGHVQTGEPLHVDTTAYLLSRGADPLRPASGQSSITADQMAHERGHWLAVELFDAWKVTHRMRRG, encoded by the coding sequence ATGAGCCGAGCTCACATTGCAGTTGAGAATGGTGACATTGAAGCTTTGCGGATTCTCTTGGATGAGGGTGTGGATGTCCATGAGGAGCACTACGGTCTAACCTTACTGCATCATGCCGTTGATGCTGAGATCGACGGCCATGTGCAGACCGGTGAGCCGCTTCACGTCGACACCACCGCATATTTGCTGTCGCGAGGCGCGGATCCCCTGCGTCCTGCCAGTGGTCAATCGAGTATAACTGCGGATCAGATGGCGCACGAGCGTGGACATTGGTTGGCAGTCGAACTTTTTGACGCTTGGAAGGTCACCCATCGAATGCGACGTGGTTGA
- a CDS encoding MFS transporter: MSQRALMGVLAGNMLLDALEVSVLLPALPPAATDLGLGISGAQWLMGGFAAGFAVFLLAGPVLARRWGRRRLYLVALVVFAAASVVGGLIDVPAAIVATRVVKGSCAAFTAPAGLAIIGDVFPGQYDRARAVGVYSLFGASGFTAGLVFSGFVTLASWRWVLVFTAPVALALAVVAARVVPRDRAVADPRWFPQRVSPRLVRAAVGAALLNGAYLGYLLLTTFTLQQGLGWRPWQVAAGLLPVCAPLVAATRGSRRLIARCGTGPLVAAGAFAAAAACGVSCIKPERTSYVTDVLPALILFAVAFVLSFAALNARALEGIPPEERAASVALYQCVVQCGAVVALFASAMIRQQAWSDRPALLILTSLGVFAFAIAIVGRLPVRSEGVRS; the protein is encoded by the coding sequence GTGAGCCAACGCGCCTTGATGGGCGTGCTCGCCGGCAACATGCTGCTCGATGCGCTTGAGGTTTCGGTGCTGTTGCCGGCGTTGCCACCCGCGGCCACCGATTTAGGGCTGGGCATCAGCGGGGCACAGTGGCTGATGGGAGGATTCGCGGCCGGTTTCGCGGTCTTTCTGCTCGCCGGCCCGGTGCTCGCCCGGCGTTGGGGCCGGCGCCGCCTCTACCTCGTGGCCTTGGTAGTGTTCGCGGCCGCATCGGTGGTCGGCGGGCTGATCGACGTGCCAGCGGCGATCGTCGCGACCCGCGTTGTCAAGGGCTCATGCGCGGCCTTCACGGCCCCGGCAGGGCTGGCGATCATCGGGGACGTCTTCCCGGGCCAGTACGATCGTGCCCGCGCTGTCGGGGTGTACTCGTTGTTCGGGGCGTCGGGGTTCACCGCGGGCTTGGTGTTCTCCGGATTCGTCACGCTGGCGTCCTGGCGCTGGGTTCTGGTGTTCACCGCCCCGGTCGCGCTGGCGCTGGCGGTGGTGGCCGCGCGCGTGGTGCCTCGAGACCGGGCCGTTGCCGACCCACGCTGGTTCCCGCAGCGCGTGTCACCGCGGCTCGTGCGCGCGGCAGTGGGCGCCGCACTGCTGAACGGAGCGTACCTCGGGTACCTGCTGCTGACCACGTTCACCCTTCAGCAGGGGCTTGGCTGGCGTCCGTGGCAGGTCGCAGCCGGGCTGCTGCCGGTGTGTGCCCCGCTCGTCGCTGCGACGCGCGGCTCGCGGCGCCTCATCGCGAGATGCGGTACAGGGCCGCTCGTCGCAGCGGGCGCGTTTGCTGCGGCCGCTGCATGCGGCGTCAGCTGTATCAAACCTGAGCGCACTTCCTACGTGACCGATGTGCTTCCGGCGCTGATCCTGTTCGCCGTCGCGTTCGTGCTTTCGTTCGCTGCGCTCAACGCCCGGGCGCTCGAGGGAATCCCCCCGGAGGAGCGGGCGGCGTCAGTCGCTCTGTATCAATGTGTGGTGCAATGCGGCGCGGTCGTTGCGCTGTTTGCCAGCGCCATGATCAGGCAACAGGCTTGGTCGGACCGGCCGGCTCTGCTCATACTCACCTCTCTCGGCGTCTTCGCGTTCGCTATCGCGATCGTTGGGAGGCTCCCTGTCAGATCGGAGGGAGTCCGGTCATGA
- a CDS encoding deaminase domain-containing protein produces the protein MAKEAADAVRLFGLANGSVRASANVAAAEVSIEGKSTEILQSVSGQAIRKGAVPEIGAEGNPQRLFAFNTGNNIRDFDTEIKILNYVANELGEASPEVRGTINLHTENPVCISCRSAIYQFKKQFPNVNVNVTEGK, from the coding sequence GTGGCAAAGGAGGCTGCCGATGCTGTCCGGCTTTTCGGGTTGGCAAATGGATCCGTTCGAGCCTCGGCAAATGTTGCCGCCGCCGAGGTTTCAATTGAAGGAAAATCTACCGAGATCCTTCAGTCGGTGAGTGGGCAGGCTATCAGGAAGGGGGCAGTTCCCGAAATCGGAGCCGAGGGAAATCCGCAAAGGCTATTCGCGTTCAACACGGGGAATAATATCCGAGACTTTGATACGGAGATAAAAATCCTAAACTATGTAGCCAATGAGCTCGGTGAGGCATCTCCTGAAGTGCGTGGTACGATCAACCTGCATACAGAAAACCCTGTATGCATCTCGTGTCGGTCGGCAATATATCAGTTTAAGAAACAGTTTCCAAATGTAAATGTTAATGTCACGGAGGGAAAATAA
- a CDS encoding amidase domain-containing protein → MHATKLRPAAARDLAREPGLPADIKPNYPGAKAYSSAPANVRSTKTVQINRQAAVDYARQYVFDYNPVYERFGNDCANFVSQSMRAGGWGDVGHGEDDPDKWWQYLINDTLPTHSKTWSVSQDLANFGNNYSHRFRFYAGESTRLADVIFADWENGADGHLDHSMIVTSNVPGNVNDWSEIKVSYHTNDTLDAPMSVVAAKAMENSSHGKPISWLFADSTGW, encoded by the coding sequence GTGCACGCGACCAAACTGAGGCCGGCCGCTGCGCGCGACCTCGCTCGAGAACCTGGCCTCCCTGCAGACATCAAACCCAACTACCCCGGCGCCAAGGCATACAGTTCTGCACCTGCCAATGTCCGAAGCACCAAAACCGTCCAGATCAACAGGCAGGCCGCGGTCGACTACGCCCGTCAGTACGTCTTTGACTACAACCCCGTGTACGAACGCTTCGGCAACGACTGCGCCAACTTCGTATCCCAGTCCATGCGCGCCGGTGGCTGGGGCGACGTCGGCCACGGCGAAGACGATCCTGACAAGTGGTGGCAGTACCTCATCAACGACACTCTCCCCACGCACAGCAAGACCTGGAGTGTTTCGCAAGACCTCGCGAACTTCGGGAACAACTACTCTCACCGGTTTCGGTTCTACGCCGGCGAATCAACACGGCTGGCAGATGTGATCTTCGCCGACTGGGAGAATGGCGCCGACGGTCACCTCGACCACAGCATGATCGTCACCAGCAACGTCCCCGGCAACGTCAACGACTGGTCGGAGATCAAGGTCAGCTACCACACGAACGACACACTCGACGCACCCATGAGCGTGGTTGCCGCCAAGGCGATGGAGAACTCGTCTCACGGCAAGCCGATCAGCTGGCTCTTCGCGGACAGCACTGGTTGGTGA
- a CDS encoding response regulator transcription factor, protein MAQGGDKPGARAPFVRTMIVRFDPVRATWLERLLRRHGHDVQVVSAAAARRLAPGRDLVLVEIDRGQESLELCRELRAEGNAALIAVSGFDTEEERLRVLGAGCDDHVFWDCGAAEVMARIDAVLRWTKPSGGSPAIVHGPLRIDPEAREVWLAGEPVHLTRKEYDLLHLLATCAGAVTERAEVLRAVWGGDPHAAGRTLDTHVSSLRRKLGRWICVTVKGYGLRIGSPEELVTAD, encoded by the coding sequence ATGGCGCAGGGCGGGGACAAACCCGGCGCACGCGCACCGTTCGTGCGCACCATGATCGTGCGGTTTGACCCCGTTCGCGCGACTTGGCTCGAACGATTGCTGCGAAGACACGGTCACGACGTCCAGGTGGTGTCCGCCGCCGCCGCTCGTCGCTTGGCGCCGGGTCGGGACCTGGTGCTCGTTGAAATCGACCGTGGCCAGGAGTCACTTGAACTCTGCCGGGAGTTGCGGGCCGAGGGCAATGCAGCGTTGATCGCAGTTTCTGGCTTTGACACCGAGGAGGAAAGGCTCCGGGTGCTCGGAGCGGGTTGCGACGACCACGTCTTTTGGGACTGCGGCGCGGCCGAGGTCATGGCCCGGATCGACGCTGTGCTTCGCTGGACGAAGCCTTCCGGTGGGTCCCCGGCGATCGTGCACGGCCCGCTGCGGATCGACCCTGAGGCGCGCGAGGTGTGGCTTGCGGGTGAGCCGGTCCACCTCACCCGCAAGGAGTACGACCTCCTCCACCTTCTCGCGACTTGTGCGGGCGCGGTCACCGAGCGGGCCGAGGTGCTGCGCGCGGTCTGGGGCGGTGACCCACATGCCGCCGGCCGAACCCTCGACACCCACGTCAGCAGTCTGCGCCGCAAGCTGGGGCGTTGGATCTGCGTCACGGTCAAGGGGTACGGCTTGCGGATCGGCAGTCCGGAAGAACTGGTCACCGCCGACTAA
- a CDS encoding DHA2 family efflux MFS transporter permease subunit, producing MQTVVEGRDTGRIPVAVWRTAIVLAAGSVMAGLDTSLVNVGLDAIGGKLGASLAATQWISSGYLLALAAALPACGWLGRRFGSGRLWLWALVGFTVTSALCAAAPGIGLLIAARVLQGVTGGLLIPSGMAILGEVAGRAGMGRVIATSSVPAILAPAVGPVVGALVIANLSWHWLFLINVPVGALGFFAGLRWVPRGEPGVAGRLDVVSLVLVVVGLPLTVYAITGATDHRSLAVPEVWIPLLGGLVALGAFAWRSLRTTAPLMDLRLARDRVFGSAAVSVFFTATALFGGLIVMPLYFQLLRGDDIVRSGLLLMAFSLGAAAMFPVAGSLTDRYGGGIVTAAGLVVSIATTVPMAVLPADANLPLVEVLQVARGIGMALAGSPTVSAALSAVDKSQMSDASAQVNILSRLGGALGSAIFVVLLSSGTAVGGEQALEVFHRTFWLMVIACAIALVAAVWLTWEQRAVAAQARSLDTPTIN from the coding sequence ATGCAGACAGTGGTCGAAGGTCGTGACACGGGTCGGATCCCGGTCGCGGTCTGGCGGACTGCGATCGTGCTCGCTGCCGGGTCGGTGATGGCTGGGCTCGATACGTCGCTGGTCAACGTCGGGCTGGATGCCATCGGCGGGAAGCTTGGTGCGTCGTTGGCGGCAACGCAGTGGATCAGCAGCGGCTACCTTCTCGCTCTCGCCGCGGCACTGCCGGCCTGCGGCTGGCTCGGCCGGCGGTTCGGTTCGGGACGGCTTTGGCTCTGGGCGCTGGTCGGCTTCACTGTCACGTCGGCGCTGTGCGCGGCCGCGCCCGGCATCGGCCTGCTCATCGCTGCTCGAGTGCTTCAAGGCGTCACGGGTGGTCTGCTGATCCCCTCGGGGATGGCGATCCTGGGCGAGGTCGCCGGTCGAGCCGGAATGGGTCGGGTGATCGCGACTTCGAGCGTGCCGGCGATCCTCGCCCCGGCGGTGGGCCCGGTGGTCGGTGCGCTGGTCATCGCCAACCTCTCCTGGCATTGGCTGTTCCTGATCAACGTGCCGGTCGGTGCGCTCGGTTTCTTCGCAGGCCTGCGTTGGGTGCCGCGGGGTGAGCCTGGCGTGGCGGGTCGCCTGGACGTGGTGTCACTGGTTCTGGTGGTCGTCGGCTTGCCGCTGACGGTGTACGCCATTACCGGTGCCACGGACCACCGATCGCTTGCGGTTCCTGAGGTGTGGATTCCCCTGCTTGGCGGCCTGGTCGCGCTGGGTGCGTTTGCGTGGCGTTCGTTACGGACGACGGCTCCTCTCATGGACCTGCGACTGGCGCGCGACCGGGTGTTCGGCTCGGCCGCGGTCTCGGTGTTCTTCACGGCGACCGCGTTGTTCGGTGGGCTGATTGTGATGCCGCTGTACTTCCAGTTGCTGCGCGGTGACGACATCGTGCGTTCGGGCCTGTTGCTGATGGCGTTCAGCCTCGGTGCCGCGGCGATGTTCCCGGTGGCTGGGTCATTGACCGACCGGTACGGCGGCGGCATCGTCACAGCCGCCGGTCTGGTCGTGAGTATCGCGACCACGGTCCCGATGGCCGTGTTGCCGGCGGACGCCAACCTGCCCCTGGTCGAGGTACTCCAGGTGGCGCGCGGGATCGGGATGGCCTTGGCCGGCTCGCCTACGGTGTCCGCCGCCTTGTCCGCGGTCGACAAGTCGCAGATGTCGGACGCGAGCGCGCAAGTGAACATTCTGTCGCGACTCGGTGGTGCGCTTGGCAGCGCGATCTTCGTCGTCCTGCTGTCGTCAGGCACGGCCGTGGGCGGCGAACAGGCGCTCGAAGTGTTTCATCGGACGTTCTGGCTGATGGTCATCGCGTGCGCGATCGCGCTGGTGGCCGCTGTGTGGCTCACGTGGGAGCAGCGGGCCGTGGCCGCACAGGCGAGGTCATTGGACACTCCAACGATCAACTAG
- a CDS encoding MarR family winged helix-turn-helix transcriptional regulator — protein sequence MDEPLLKPEVDPPVRVWRLTSWLLHHVNARANRIVTQHFGRPSWRMWYAMLAGMDQYGTLSQAELCRRLGIDRGDAVSVLNDLEDEGLARRLPDPTDRRRNAVDITPAGKELLFKLDAVVDAAQDELLGELTRDERTQLNALLRKLIERPGNTSGREPAAE from the coding sequence GTGGACGAACCGCTGCTGAAACCCGAGGTCGACCCCCCGGTACGGGTGTGGCGGCTGACGTCGTGGCTGCTGCACCACGTCAACGCTCGAGCCAACCGCATCGTCACCCAGCACTTCGGCCGGCCAAGCTGGCGGATGTGGTACGCCATGCTCGCGGGGATGGACCAATACGGAACGCTGAGCCAGGCCGAACTGTGCCGCCGACTCGGCATCGATCGCGGAGACGCCGTATCGGTGCTGAACGACCTCGAAGACGAAGGCCTGGCCCGCCGACTGCCCGATCCCACCGACCGTCGCCGCAACGCGGTCGACATCACACCCGCGGGCAAGGAACTACTGTTCAAGCTTGACGCCGTGGTCGATGCCGCCCAGGACGAACTTCTCGGCGAACTGACCCGTGACGAACGCACTCAGCTCAATGCCTTGTTGCGCAAGCTGATCGAACGTCCTGGCAACACCTCGGGGCGAGAGCCCGCCGCTGAATAG